Genomic window (Candidatus Methylomirabilis sp.):
TCAATGTTGTCAAAGGACTCGCCATGAGCGCGTCCGTCTTTGACCTCTTCCAGCAGGAAGGGGGGGATGGTGTGGACCGCAAGCCTCTCTGGGACCACTCGATCGGGACCGCGCGGATCGCGGGCATCCTGGCCCAGAAGGTCAAGCTCCACGAACCTGAGGAGGCGGTGGTGGCGGGTCTGCTGCACGACTTGGGGAAGATTGTTCTCTGCGCACACCTGCCAGAGGAGTTCGCGACGATCATCGATCTGGCGAAGAGGCGTAATCTCCTCATGCTTGATGCGGAGGTGCAGGTCCTGGGCACGACCCACGCCGCGATCGGCCGATGGCTGCTCGAGGGGTGGAAGCTGCCGGCAAAGCTGGTCGAGCCTATCGCGTTACACCACGCCCCCCACCTCGCCAGAGAGGCGCCACTGACCACCGCCATCGTCCATCTGGCGGATATCCTCTGCATCGCAGCAAGCATCGGCGATTCAGGAGATGCGAAGATTCTCCCGCTTTCTCACGCGGCATGGAATCTGCTTGGCATGACGATGGGACAGGTGGAGGAAACGCTGTGCGAGATTGACGAGCAGGAGATCGTCATGGCCTTTGCCTGAGCCCGGGTGACGTGGAGCCCAGGATCAACGAACACCGTTTATCCCTGACGGCAATATGACGCACCGCGACGCGAAGATTCTGTTCGTTCAGCCGGATTGCTCCCGCATCGAAGAGGTTACCGAGCAGTTGATGCGTGAGGGGTTCGAGGTGACGATGCTGGGTCACCCCGGCCAAGCTCTATGCCAGATGTACGCCGATCCCCCGGACCTGGTGATCTTGGGCGAGAACCTGCCTGCTTTGGAGGGGGAAGCGATCCTCAGGATGATTCGCGCTGAGCCGGTATTCCGTCAGCTTCCGATTATTCTTTTGCTCCCGCCCGATGCCGACGAGCGGGTCGAGATGTGGGCAGAGCTTCAGCTTAGCGATTTCATTGCGCCCCCCGTCAGCCCGAGGGAGGTCTGTATCAGGAGCCGTCTGTGCCTCCTGCGGTCGCGCCTCGATCTTGATGCTAATCCGCTCACTCGCCTGCCTGGGAACAATACCATTCTTAAAGAGATCCAACGGCGACTCGATACCGATTCGTCGTTTGCGCTGGCCTACCTCGACATCGATTCGTTCAAGGCGTTCAATGATCGGTATGGCTTCGCCAGGGGCGATGACGCGCTCAGGATGACGGCTCGCATCGTTTTGAACGCCGTCGTCAACTTGGGACCGGGATCCGGATTTGTCGGCCATGTCGGAGGGGATGATTTTATCCTCCTCCTCCCGATCAAACAGATCGAGCTGGCCTGTGAGGAGATCATCGCAAACTTCGATCTGATCGCGCCATCCCTCTATGATGAGACTGATCGCCGTCAGGGCTTTCTTCTGCTGAAGGATCGTCAGGGTCGCCTCTGCCGCTTTCCGCTTATGGCGCTTTCTATCGCCGTGATCCCGAGCGAAGACCGGGGCTTTGACCATGTGGGTCAACTTATTGCGCGCGCCGCTGAACTGAAGGCCGCCGCCAAGGCCGAGCCGGGCAGCGTCTATCTGATCGATCGGCGCCTCCGACTCGACAATGCTCTTCCGGACGACCAGGACGCCTCGGCAAATTTTTCCGCTCCCTCAGCGATCCTATCCTGAATCGCCCCCTATCTATCGGTGATTGCGGCTCCATTCTCTGAAAAGTCGGTGGCACACGGCTTGCTTCATCCTAAGGCAGGTACGTAAACAGGGAGTAGAAGTCGTCGGATCTGCAATCTCGCGATGGAGACGATACGATGGTGAGTGGGCTGTACACGGCAGCGTCCGGCATGGTGGCTCAGATGGCAAAGATGGAGGTGTTGTCGCAGAACCTCGCGAATGCGGGAACCCCCGGGTTCAAAGGCAATCTCCAGATCATCGAAGAAGGGGCCAGGGGACCTCTCCAACCCGCCTTCCTGACAGAGGGGCTTCAGACTGGTCCTCGACCGGTCAGGATCGGTCGCCGCGTGACCGATTTTGGCCGCGGCCTGATCCGGCAGACTGAGAACCCGATGGACCTGGCCAACAGCGGTTCCGGCTACTTTGTTGTGGAGACGCCGCGAGGGACGCGCTACACCCGGGCCGGCAATTTCGCTATCGACGCGAACAGGTATCTTCAGACCCTGGATGGGGACCGCGTTCAGGGTAAGAAAGGGGCGATTCAGCTTCCGGACGGACGATTTTCAGTGGACAGCAGTGGGCGGATCCTGGTGGCAGGACGGGAGGTTGATCGCCTGCGAATCGTCGATCCCGACCCCGCTACCCTTATCCGGGAAGGCGGCAGCCTCTTTACCCTCAAGCCGAGCGCCCCGGAGCCCCCCACTGGGGAAAAGGCCGAGATCCGTCAAGGATTCCTGGAAGGATCGAACGTTGATGCAGCCAGTGCGCTGATGCAGGTCATGGTATCGCTTCGCGCATCGGAGGCCTATCAGAAGGCAATTCAGGCGCTTGACCAAAGCCTGAGCCTGGCGGCTGGGGAGTTAGGCAGGATATAGGCTGAAGGCTGAAGGAGGATAGGCTGAAGGGGAACCACCTAAGAGTCTTCAGCCTTCAGCCTAAACACCTGAGTAGTTACGAACGCTAAACACGGAGGAAATCCAATGATTCGAGCATTGTTCAGTGCCGCAGCCGGGATGCAGGCCCAGCAACTTAACCTGGACAACATTGCGAACAACCTGGCCAACGTGAATACGGCCGGGTTCAAGCGAAGCCGCATCGATTTTCAGGACCTGTTCTACCAGACGTATCGGCCCGCGGGGGCTTCTACAGCAAGCGGCGCGGAGATCCCGGTCGGTATCCAGGTCGGCCACGGGAGCAAGCCGGTAGCAACCCAACGGATCTACGTCCAGGGCGATCCGCAGCAGACCGAGAACCCACTCGACTTGATGATCGAGGGTGACGGGTTCTTTCAGGTCCTGCGGCCTGATGGGACGATTGCCTATACCCGCGCCGGTGGCTTCAAGCGTGATGCCAACGGGCGGGTCGTGACATCTGACGGCTTCGCACTGCAGCCCGAGGTATCGATCCCCGCGCAGGCGATGAGTGTCCATGTCGGTTCTGACGGTATCGTGTCGGCGACCATCCCCGGGCAGACTGCCAGCCAACAGATCGGGACGATCGAACTCAGTCGTTTCATCAACCCGGCCGGTCTGCAGAGCGCGGGTCGAAACCTCTTCCTGGCAACGTCTGCCTCCGGCGACCCGACTAGCGGCGCCCCTGGGACCCAGGGTCTAGGAACAATCGGCCAAGGGTTTCTGGAGCTCTCCAACGTCAAGGTGGTGGAGGAGATGGTGAATCTCATCATGAGCCAGCGAGCCTATGAGGCCGGATCAAAGGCGGTCCAGGCGGCCGACGAGATGCTCCAGGTCTCCAACAACATCAGGAGATAATGGGTGTGATGTCCGGGGCACAAGGTTCGAGAGTCACTGAGAACTGGCCAGCAGGAATGGGTGCCGTACTGCTGGCGATCGTGATTGCCATCGCGCCGCCGGCTCAGGCGCGACAAGGCATCCCCGTTGAGAATACGGCGGTTACCCCTCGGGCGGTGATAAGGGTGAGAGAGTCAGCCACAGTGCAGGGCAAGGAGATCTTCCTCAAAGATATTGCCGAGATTGCTTCGTCGAACCGGTCGTTAGCAGACGCGCTTGAGGACCTTCCGGTCGGACAGGCGCCGCCGCCGGGTCTCACCAGGACGTTTGATCCCGAACTGATCGTGATCAAGCTGCGCCAGTACAAGATCGACCCCACCGGTATCCGGATCGAGTCGCCTCACGCAGTAGTGATTGCGGGAGCGCATCGCATCATTGGGAGCGACGCGCTCTTCCAGGCCGCCAAGTCGGCGGTCCTCAGAGGGCGGGAGGGGGAACTGGAACAGATCACCGTTCGTCCTGATACCCTCCCGCCGGACCTCGTGGTGCCGCCCGGAGAGATTGAGCTTCTGGCCAGGCCTCGTCCGACGTCGGTCGGGTTCGGGCCGATCCAGGTCGCTGTGGAGGCTTGGGTCGATGGACGACTCTACCGGACGATGTCGCTCACCCTTCGGTTATCGCTCATGCGCGAGGTGGTGGTCGCGAGCTACCCTCTACCCCGTCATGCGGTGGTGAAGACGACGGATGTGCGTCTCGAGCGGCGGGACATCGGTCTGGTCCAGCATGAGCCGCTTCAGGACCTCGCGCTGGTCGTAGGCCGGAGAACGACCCGAATGTTGGCTATGGGGGACGTGGTGGCCTCCGATGCGGTGGAACTGCCGCCGCTCATTCAGAAAGGGGATGTCGTCAACGTGATGGTCGAGACTCCGGGTCTCCTCGTGACGGCCAAAGGCATTGCCCAGGAGGGGGGGAAGGTCGGACAGCTCGTTCGGGTAAAAAATACGGCTTCAGGCCGAGAGGTCCTCGGGAAAGTGGAGAGCGATAAGACGGTCCGGGTCGGGTTGTAGGGAAGGGAGGCGCAATCGGCATGAACAAGTGGATCGCGGCCTCTGCGAGCGGGTTTCTGATCCTCATGCTGGCAGGGAAGTCTTCCGGGGAGTCGCTCTGGCGTGATATCGGGCCCGGTTTCCTCTTCATTGACAGCAAGGCTCGACATGCGGGTGACATCGTCACGGTCCTGGTGACGGAATCGAGCGCCCTCAATCGCCAGGCCGAGACCAACACCAAGAAGGAGTCTACCAATTCCGCTAATCTATCCAGCCTCTTCGGACTGCCATTGGGGGACAAGACGAAATATGCCTTCGAAGGCACAAACGAGCACAAAGGATCGGGGTCTGTCACCCGGAGCGACGAGGTGACGGCTAAGGTGGCGGCGCGGGTGGTCAAGGTGCTGCCGAGCGGCAATCTGATCATTGAAGGCCGCCGAGCGGTCCTGGCCAACGACGAGACCCAATATCTGGCCGTCAGTGGGATGGTCCGTCCGGAGGACATCACCCCTGCCAACACGATCCTATCAACACAGGTCGCCGACGCGGAGATCGTTCTTGAAGGAAAGGGCGCGCTGGCGGAGAAACAGCGTCCCGGCCTCCTGAACCGGTTCGCCGATTGGCTATTCCTGTACTGAGGCTATGGGATATGCTCGCGCGATCGCTG
Coding sequences:
- a CDS encoding HDOD domain-containing protein, with the protein product MTISPDILRAKIERITTLPTLPQVVTKIVAMVESPTTSVADVGKVIAKDQVLSARVLKLVNSAFYGFSRPVSTITHAMVLLGFNVVKGLAMSASVFDLFQQEGGDGVDRKPLWDHSIGTARIAGILAQKVKLHEPEEAVVAGLLHDLGKIVLCAHLPEEFATIIDLAKRRNLLMLDAEVQVLGTTHAAIGRWLLEGWKLPAKLVEPIALHHAPHLAREAPLTTAIVHLADILCIAASIGDSGDAKILPLSHAAWNLLGMTMGQVEETLCEIDEQEIVMAFA
- a CDS encoding diguanylate cyclase, whose translation is MTHRDAKILFVQPDCSRIEEVTEQLMREGFEVTMLGHPGQALCQMYADPPDLVILGENLPALEGEAILRMIRAEPVFRQLPIILLLPPDADERVEMWAELQLSDFIAPPVSPREVCIRSRLCLLRSRLDLDANPLTRLPGNNTILKEIQRRLDTDSSFALAYLDIDSFKAFNDRYGFARGDDALRMTARIVLNAVVNLGPGSGFVGHVGGDDFILLLPIKQIELACEEIIANFDLIAPSLYDETDRRQGFLLLKDRQGRLCRFPLMALSIAVIPSEDRGFDHVGQLIARAAELKAAAKAEPGSVYLIDRRLRLDNALPDDQDASANFSAPSAILS
- a CDS encoding flagellar hook-basal body protein, whose protein sequence is MVSGLYTAASGMVAQMAKMEVLSQNLANAGTPGFKGNLQIIEEGARGPLQPAFLTEGLQTGPRPVRIGRRVTDFGRGLIRQTENPMDLANSGSGYFVVETPRGTRYTRAGNFAIDANRYLQTLDGDRVQGKKGAIQLPDGRFSVDSSGRILVAGREVDRLRIVDPDPATLIREGGSLFTLKPSAPEPPTGEKAEIRQGFLEGSNVDAASALMQVMVSLRASEAYQKAIQALDQSLSLAAGELGRI
- the flgG gene encoding flagellar basal-body rod protein FlgG translates to MIRALFSAAAGMQAQQLNLDNIANNLANVNTAGFKRSRIDFQDLFYQTYRPAGASTASGAEIPVGIQVGHGSKPVATQRIYVQGDPQQTENPLDLMIEGDGFFQVLRPDGTIAYTRAGGFKRDANGRVVTSDGFALQPEVSIPAQAMSVHVGSDGIVSATIPGQTASQQIGTIELSRFINPAGLQSAGRNLFLATSASGDPTSGAPGTQGLGTIGQGFLELSNVKVVEEMVNLIMSQRAYEAGSKAVQAADEMLQVSNNIRR
- the flgA gene encoding flagellar basal body P-ring formation chaperone FlgA codes for the protein MSGAQGSRVTENWPAGMGAVLLAIVIAIAPPAQARQGIPVENTAVTPRAVIRVRESATVQGKEIFLKDIAEIASSNRSLADALEDLPVGQAPPPGLTRTFDPELIVIKLRQYKIDPTGIRIESPHAVVIAGAHRIIGSDALFQAAKSAVLRGREGELEQITVRPDTLPPDLVVPPGEIELLARPRPTSVGFGPIQVAVEAWVDGRLYRTMSLTLRLSLMREVVVASYPLPRHAVVKTTDVRLERRDIGLVQHEPLQDLALVVGRRTTRMLAMGDVVASDAVELPPLIQKGDVVNVMVETPGLLVTAKGIAQEGGKVGQLVRVKNTASGREVLGKVESDKTVRVGL
- a CDS encoding flagellar basal body L-ring protein FlgH; amino-acid sequence: MNKWIAASASGFLILMLAGKSSGESLWRDIGPGFLFIDSKARHAGDIVTVLVTESSALNRQAETNTKKESTNSANLSSLFGLPLGDKTKYAFEGTNEHKGSGSVTRSDEVTAKVAARVVKVLPSGNLIIEGRRAVLANDETQYLAVSGMVRPEDITPANTILSTQVADAEIVLEGKGALAEKQRPGLLNRFADWLFLY